The genomic segment CGGTGCTACTGGCTCAAGTCATGAATGAGATCAGTAAATGGCTGGGCAAGGACTTGGAGCCGACGATTTTATATGAATATCCCACCATCGAAACACTTGCAGAATGGCTGACCAGCAATCACGGCGATTCCATCGCTGACGATCTCGTGCTGACTTTTCCTAAAATGAACGACCATCCGAAGAGTCAGCCTATCAGTCGTGAAACTGTAAAAAGCCAGTTGGTGAGCAATCAGGCTACCCAATATCGGGAGGTAAATCCATCTGACATTGCAGTAGTGGGGCTCTCTTGCCGTTTTCCGGGTGCGCGTAACGTCGAAGAATATTGGAAGCTGTTAGCGGAGGGCCGTTCAGCCATTGGTGCTGTACCCAAGGAACGCTGGGGTTATGAAAATTCCTATCATGCAGGACTTCTGGACAACATTACTGCTTTTGATCCTTCTTACTTCCTGATAGCAAAAGAAGATGCCAAGGCCATGGACCCGCAAGCCTTATTGGTATTGGAGGAAAGTCTTCATCTATGGCATCAGGCAGGATACACACCGAAGGAAATCAAGGGAAAAGCGGTAGGCGTCTACATCGGGGCAAGAAGTAATCACCGCCCAAGCGAAGATCGTCTTCATCAAACACAAAACCCGATTATGACCGTGGGACAAAACTATTTGGCCACAAATATTTCCCAGTACTTCGATCTTAGAGGTCCTAGTATGGTCATCGATACCGCATGCTCTTCGGCGCTGGTCGGGATGAATATGGCGATTCATTCCCTTCGCAGTGGAGAGATTGAGGCTGCTATCGTAGGCGGGGTTAACGTGTTAAGTGGTGATGAAGCGCATCGGATGTTCCATCAAAGAGGAATTTTAAGCGAAGAGCCAGCCTTCCATATTTTTGACAAGCGTGCGGGCGGACTCGTATTGGGAGAAGGCGTAGGAATGGTTCTATTGAAGACCGTGGCGCAAGCACTGGCTGATGGTGATGAAATACATGCCGTCATCAAGGGAGTAGCGGTCAACAATGACGGACGAACGGCAGGTCCTGCCACTCCGAATTTGCAAGCCCAAAAAGAGGTTATGCAGTCAGCACTGGCTAAAGCTGGTGTGAAGCCGGAACAAATCAGCTATATTGAAGCAAATGGTTCGGGTTCAGAGGTTACAGATTTACTTGAGCTAAAAGCCATTCAGTCTGTCTATCGCTCATCTCATACGGCCGCTTGCGGATTGGGATCGATCAAACCCAATATCGGTCATCCATTATGTGCAGAAGGGATTGCCAGTTTGATAAAAGTTGTGCTGATGCTCAAACACCAACAATTGGTTCCGTTCCTGTCAGGGCAAGAGCCGATGACCCATTTCCATATGGAGTCAACGCCTTTTTATTTTCAGCGACAGCTTTCTGAATGGAACGATTCGCCCAGAATAGCAGCGATTAATTGTTTTGCAGATGGGGGAACCAACGCCAACGTCGTTTTACAATCCTGGGAGGAGGCAGTCTCACGCCCGAACAAACGACATTCGATTGCACCTCCGACGTTAAACCGATTTGACGTCTACCGTGAAGAGGCAGGTCGTTCAACAAAAACAATGACATTTCTGAGCCAGAAACCAAATCATACGACCAGTATTTGGAAGCGACAAATAGTGGAGGGATAAAAGTGCATGATCAGTTTCTCATAACGATCAACCATCCAATCCTCAAAAATCATAAAGCGCACGGTCAGGAGCTGTTGCCCGGATTAGCCCATATTGATCTGTTGTATCAAATGTTTCGAGAAAATGGTCATGATTACAGCGAGCTTGAGCTTCGTAATCTAACGATCTATCATCCGATCATGGTGGGAAAAGATTATGATGTCATGCTGAGCATTTGGTGCACGCAAGGCAAAGCAGGACAGTGGCAGATTCGGATGGAGGGTCAGACACAGCGCAACGGCATTGTAGACTCGGAGAAAAAACTGTATGTCACTGCTGAAATGCATCAACGTGCCTCTACGCAGTTCGATGAAACGCTGGATCTTCTCATGCTAGAGCAGGCGGCAACCAAAAAGGTCAATCTGCATGACGTATATGAGCAATGCCGCCGTCAGGAATTGGTGCACACAGGTTTTATGAAGGCAGAAGGTACGATTTACGAAACAGATTCAGCGGCGGTAATGGAGATTTCACTCGGTAAACATGCCCTTCCCAGTGCGGAAGGGTTCATGTTTCACCCGACACTGATCGATGGGTCTGCGATCGGCTCGATGGTATTGTTCACCTCGGTAGTCCAAGAAGAACAACGGCTATTTTTGCCGCTTTTTTATGAATCTTTTCGTGCTACAGCTCTATTACAGCAGCATTGCTTTGCCAGAGTACAAACTTCATCCATTCAACGAAAAAATGAACTGATGTATATGACGATGGAGTTCTTTGATCGATCAGGTAGAAAAATAGCACATTTGCAAAATTTTGCGGGCAAGTTAGTTCGTGATCCTGGTCTGATCAATCCCAATAAAAAAGAAGTACCTCAGCTTCGAGCGGAGATCCAACCATCGAAGCAAACGGTATCTCTGTCAAAAGGAGCTGTTCAAGAGGCGAATGAATCGCAATCTGCCTTAGTGAGTAAAGCACAAACGTTTTTACAACAACTGCTGGCAGCTCGATTACAAGTTCCCGCCGCGTTGATTGATACGCAGATTGGTTACTATGAAATGGGGCTTAATTCACCGGGCTTGTTGGAAGTTGTGAAGGCTGTCGAAGAGAAAGTAGGAACGCCGCTGGCTCCTACTTTATTGTTTGAATATACGAATATCGCTGAGTTGGCCGCCTATCTTGCTGAGAATCATGCTTCCATATTCAGCGGGCTTGATTCGATGAAACAGGAAGGCAGACAAGAGCTGCCGCAACCTGCCAGGGTCGTAGATTCATCAGCAACCTCTGAGAGTCATGCAGCGAATGCCGATGAAGAAATTGCGATCATTGGGATGGCAGGGCGTTATCCAGAGGCAAGAAATCTCCATGAATTCTGGATGAATTTAAAAGAGGGCAAAGACTGCATCAAAGAAGTCCCGAAATCTCGCTGGGATTGGCAGCAGTTTGGAGAACTCAAATCCCCATCTGGGAAGCAGATGTCGAGATGGGGAGGGTTTATTGAAGACCCTGATTGCTTTGATTCTCCCTTTTTCAGAATATCGCCGCGGGAAGCAGAAACGATGGACCCCCAGGAGCGTTTGTTTTTGGAAACATGCTGGGAAGCGATGGAAGATGCGGGTTATACGCCGAAGACGATTGTTCCGCCGCGGGGGAGCAGTAACAGGCGGCAGGTTGGTGTCTTTGTTGGCGTGATGCACAAGGATTATTCCCTCATCGGAGCGGAAGCGATGTCTCGGGGAGAAATGTTCCCGCTATCCTTGAACTATGCACCGATTGCTAATCGCGTTTCGTATTTCTGCAATTTTCATGGTCCGAGCATGGCGATTGACACGGTATGCTCATCCTCGCTGACGGCTGTTCATTTGGCGCTGGAGAGCATCAAGCGCGGTGAATGTGAGGTAGCATTGGCGGGGGGCGTCAATTTATCCTTGCATCCTGGCAAATATTTGTCATACGGCATGATGGATATGCACTCGAGTGATGGCTATTGTCATACCTTTGGCAAGGATGGCGATGGGTATGTTTCTGGAGAAGGCGTCGGTACGGTCGTGTTGAAGCCATTGCGCAAAGCGATTGAGGATGGAGATCATATTTATGCCGTGGTAAAAGGAAGCAGTGTGAACCACGTCGGATCGGTGAGCGGGCCATCCGTACCAAGCCCTGTTGCTCAGGCAGAAGTGATTACAGCATGCCTGGAAAAGAGCGGTGTGGACGCGCGAACGATTCGTTATGTAGAGGCGCACGGGACTGGAACTTCTTTAGGCGATCCGATAGAAATTCAAGGATTGGTGAAAGCGTTTCGTCAATATACAGAGGATCAGCAGTTTTGCGCAATTGGCTCGGTGAAATCAAATATCGGGCATGCAGAATCTGCCGCGGGTATCAGCGGTCTGCAAAAAGCTGTTCTTCAGCTTCACCATAAAACGCTCGTTGCTTCCTTACATGCCAAGGAACTAAATCCGTTTATTGACTTTGCGCAATCACCCTTTTATGTACAGCAACAAACAGAAGAATGGAAATCGGTGATCATAGAAAACGGCCAAGAAGTCACCGTTCCGAGACGAGCAGGGGTAAGCTCGTTTGGTGCTTCGGGGTCCAATGCCCATATTATTTTGGAAGAATACATTCCAGCTGAAACAAAGCCGAAAGCGCAAGCCATTGGTGGTAGAAATAACCCAGTGATGATTCCGCTATCTGCCAAAAATAAGGAACGATTGCAAGCTTATGCGCAAAAAGTAGCGGAGTTTCTAAAAGGGGCATCAACTGACAATCCCCCTCAACCAAGCGCGGAAGAGAAGCGAAATCAGCTTCAAGAAATGCTGGAGAAGAAGCTTCGCAATATTTTATCCAGTATTATTCATGTGGCAGAAAGCAGCATTGAGATCGAACAAGAGTGGCATGAATACGGAGTAGACCTCGTTCAACTCACACAGCTCAAGCAAAAAATGCAAGAGGAGCTGCAAATTCAGTTAGATATCAAGGAGTTCGATCAAAGCAGCTCCATTGCTTCTGTTATCGCTTCTCTCATGGATAACCATCGAGATGATATAGAGGCAGAAGTTTTGTCTTTTGCTGATCCAGAAACGCAACTCGATCTGGAAAATGTGGCGTATACCCTGCAAGTTGGACGAGAAGGGATGAAAGAACGAGTAGCCTTTGTCGTCGAGAATATACCAGAGCTGATCGGAAAATTGGAAGCTTATTCGAAAGGCGAGAATACGATCGATCATTGTTGGGAAGGAAGCTTGAAGCCGAACAACGACTCTCAACAGCTTATCCAAAGCTGGATTGCAGAAGGCAACATCAGAAAAATGGCTGAATTATGGGTGACAGGCTATGAAATGGATTGGGAGCAGCTTTACCTGAATCACAAACCAAGACGTGTTCCCCTGCCGACGTACCCATTTGCGAAGAATCGTTATTGGATTCCAGAGAGCAAAAATAAATCTGTAAGCGGCAAGACAGCCACTCCATTCACGAGCGAAACTGCGATTCATCCACTATTGCAGCGGAATACTTCTGACTTTTCTGAACAGAGGTTCAGTTCGACATTTACAGGTCAGGAGTTTTTCCTATCAGATCATGTTGTGAAGAATCAGAGAATCTTGCCGGGAGTTGCCTATCTGGAGATGGCAAGAGCAGCAGCAGAGCAAGCAACGGCTGCCTTGACAGAAGAACCAGCCAAGATTCAACTCAAAAACGTGGTTTGGACACGGCCAATGGTTGTGGGTGACCAACCTGCACAGATACATATCGGTCTTGTTCCCGAAGAGAATGGTGAGATTACTTTTGAAATCTATAGCGAGTGGGAGGCTATGGATGCAGAACCTGTCGTACACAGTCAGGGCAGCGTCATGCTTCATTCTGTTGCTGAGAAACATGTGTTGAATCTGCCGTCCTTACAAGCAGAGTGCAGTCAACGTGAGTTTTCATCCGAACAATGCTACAGCATTTTTCATTCAATAGGAATGGATTATGGTTCGGCACATCAAGGAATTGACACCTTGTATGTAGGGGAGGGCAAAGTATTAGCCAAGCTGTCCATGCCAGCCTCCGTCTCCGAAATGGAGAACTCTTTTGTCCTGCATCCAAGCCTAATGGATTCTGCATTGCAGGCATCTATCGGGATCATGATGGTCGGGGAAGATACACCATCAGCGGATGATCATTCCAGCCGCAAGCCCTCCTTGCCTTTTGCCATGGAGGAAGTCGAAATTCACGACAAGTGCACATCCTCGATGTGGGCGTACGTTCGCTACAGTGCCAACAGCAGCGCAGCTGACAAGGTGCAGAAGCTGGATATTGATTTGTGCGATGAAAAAGGAACTGTTTGTGTACGAATAAAGGGATATTCCATGCGAGTGCTGGAGGACGGGAAGCCAGCGAGCCACGTCTCTTCAAGCAGCGCTTCCTCCGCAACCTCACTGGAACCTCCGGTGGGGAATCTCATGCTGTCCGCTGTGTGGGATGTGACTCCAGTTGAGAAGGGGGAGCTTTTCCCTGCTGCTGATGAGCAGGTTGTCATTGTGGGCGGAAATGAAGAGAATGCGAGCGCCATTCAACAACACTATCCACGAGCAAAAGTGTTGTCCATTCAGGCTGAGAATACGATTGAGGAAATCGTACACCGACTGGAAGAGCTTGATTCCATTGATCATATGGTGTGGATCGCTCCTTTTGATGCGATAGATTCCTTGGCGGATCATCGATTAATCGCAGGGCAAGATCAGGGAGTGATTCTATGCTTCCGAACGATTAAAGCCTTGCTTCGCTTGGGATACGGAAGTAAGGAGTTGGGGTGGAGTGTCATCACGGTTCAATCCCAGCCCATTCGTAAGACAGATGTTGTGAATCCTTGCCACGCCAGTATTCATGGGTTGATTGGTTCGATGGCAAAGGAATATCCAAACTGGAAGATTCGACTCATGGATGTAGAGGACGAATCTGAATGGCCATTGGATGATATGTTGAGGATGCCAAGAGATCGTCAGGGGCGTCCGTGGGTTTATCGCCAGGGTGAATGGTATCGCCAGCAGTTGCTTACCGTCGACCATCCTCCGATCAATCAGACTCGTATGAAGCAGGGTGGCATTTATTTGGTGATTGGCGGTGCTGGTGGCATCGGCGAAGCGTGGACCGAATATATGATTCGTACCTATCAAGCCCAGATCATATGGATGGGGCGTCGTCAAAAAAATGAAGAGATTCAAGCGAAGATTAATAGGCTTGCCGCTTTTGGGCCAGCACCAGACTATATAGCAGCGGATGCAACGCAGCAGAAAGCTTTGCAACAAGCTTATGAACAGATAAAACAAACGTATACACAGATTGACGGAGTTGTTCATTCTGCCATGGTCTTGGTTGAGGAAAGCTTGGAAACGATGCAAGAGGAAGGTTTCCGAGCAGTGCTTTCGTCTAAGGTAGATGTGAGTGTGAACATCGCTTTGGTGTTTGAGAAGGAGCCTTTGGGTTTTGTCTTATTCTTCTCATCGCTCATGGCAGTTACGAAAGCTCCGAAGCAAAGCAACTACGCGGCTGGATGTACCTTTAAGGATGCCTATGCTCATCAATTGACCCAAGCATGGCCATGTGCGGTGAAACTGATCAATTGGGGATATTGGAGCAGTGGGCAAGTGGAAGAGTCTCATCAAGAGATGGTAGAAACGTATCGTCGTTTGGAGCAAATCGGCATTGGCCTTATTCAGCCTCCAGAAGCAATGCAAGCGATAGAGACACTTCTCGCAGGAGCCATGGATCACGTTGCTTTCATGAAGATCACAAAGCCTATTGTCATTGAAGGGATGAAGGTAGAAGAATGGGTGGATATTCACTCTGAACGTTATCCTTCCTTGCTACAGTTGTCCGCCCATGAAAATGAAGGGCTTCCTGATGTGGTGGCTGCCTTTATCAAGGAGAGATTGAAGCAGGATCCATCAGCGCGAATCCGGATTCTCGAAATCGGAGCAGGTACAGAATCTGCCAGTTCCTTGATTTTACAAAAATTACATGCCTATCAATCTTTTGTGAGCTTCCAAGTTTTTGATCCAGAAGCGGCGTTAGGTGAACAAGGAATGAATGCTGGTGATTACGACCTGATTCTCACAGCTGATAAACTGCACACCGCTCAACAAATTCGCCAAACCCTGCGTAACTGCAAGAATCTCTTAAAAAGGAATGGCCTGCTTCTAGTAAAAGAGATGACCGCTCAAAACGTAGTGAAAGACCTCGCAGCAGGTCTTTCACTACCTCTGGAAGCTTGGCAGAAAGTATTGAGAGATGAGGGCTACCGAGTTGTCTCCTATCCACAGTTGATGATTGCTGAAAGTGACGGCGTTGTCCGCAAGTCCAAACAACAGCAGAAATCAATGGGGACCTCAGCTTCTCCTCTACCCATTCCTTCAAATGCTGACAGAGGAACAAGCACAGAGGATATGCTTCGGGAGAAAAGCATAGCCTATTTCAAGCAATTGGTCGGAGAAACACTGAAAATTCCATTCGACCAGATCGATTCTTCTGCCGCCCTCGAGGAGTATGGCATTGATTCGATTATGATTGTGCAAATGACGAATGTCTTACGAAAAAAATTGCATCAGATCAGCACGACGCTCTTTTTTGAATATCAAACGATCGATGCGCTGGTCGAGCATTTCATGACAACACAAGCGGATGAATTGTTTGCATTAGTAGGAATAGATGAACAGCAGCCTGTTCAAAAGCAAATAACCAACGCAGCAGCTTCTGCAAAGCCAACCAGAGAGCAAGCCGGGTCGACATTTCGAAAGGCAAAGTCCCGCCGTTTCCTGCAAGTTCTTGATACGGAAGCGGAAAAACAAACAGCGCCGTCCAGACAGGATGTCGCGATCATTGGTCTTGCAGGCCGTTATCCGCAAGCGGAGGATGTCTGGGAGTTTTGGTCTCGCCTGAAAGAAGGGAAGAATTGCATCACGGAAGTGCCGAAGGATCGTTGGAATTGGCAAGAATATTTCAGCGAAGAAAAAGGAAAAAGAGGATACATGTACACCAAATGGGGCGGTTTCATCGAGGATATGGATAAATTCGAC from the Brevibacillus brevis genome contains:
- a CDS encoding SDR family NAD(P)-dependent oxidoreductase, with product MHDQFLITINHPILKNHKAHGQELLPGLAHIDLLYQMFRENGHDYSELELRNLTIYHPIMVGKDYDVMLSIWCTQGKAGQWQIRMEGQTQRNGIVDSEKKLYVTAEMHQRASTQFDETLDLLMLEQAATKKVNLHDVYEQCRRQELVHTGFMKAEGTIYETDSAAVMEISLGKHALPSAEGFMFHPTLIDGSAIGSMVLFTSVVQEEQRLFLPLFYESFRATALLQQHCFARVQTSSIQRKNELMYMTMEFFDRSGRKIAHLQNFAGKLVRDPGLINPNKKEVPQLRAEIQPSKQTVSLSKGAVQEANESQSALVSKAQTFLQQLLAARLQVPAALIDTQIGYYEMGLNSPGLLEVVKAVEEKVGTPLAPTLLFEYTNIAELAAYLAENHASIFSGLDSMKQEGRQELPQPARVVDSSATSESHAANADEEIAIIGMAGRYPEARNLHEFWMNLKEGKDCIKEVPKSRWDWQQFGELKSPSGKQMSRWGGFIEDPDCFDSPFFRISPREAETMDPQERLFLETCWEAMEDAGYTPKTIVPPRGSSNRRQVGVFVGVMHKDYSLIGAEAMSRGEMFPLSLNYAPIANRVSYFCNFHGPSMAIDTVCSSSLTAVHLALESIKRGECEVALAGGVNLSLHPGKYLSYGMMDMHSSDGYCHTFGKDGDGYVSGEGVGTVVLKPLRKAIEDGDHIYAVVKGSSVNHVGSVSGPSVPSPVAQAEVITACLEKSGVDARTIRYVEAHGTGTSLGDPIEIQGLVKAFRQYTEDQQFCAIGSVKSNIGHAESAAGISGLQKAVLQLHHKTLVASLHAKELNPFIDFAQSPFYVQQQTEEWKSVIIENGQEVTVPRRAGVSSFGASGSNAHIILEEYIPAETKPKAQAIGGRNNPVMIPLSAKNKERLQAYAQKVAEFLKGASTDNPPQPSAEEKRNQLQEMLEKKLRNILSSIIHVAESSIEIEQEWHEYGVDLVQLTQLKQKMQEELQIQLDIKEFDQSSSIASVIASLMDNHRDDIEAEVLSFADPETQLDLENVAYTLQVGREGMKERVAFVVENIPELIGKLEAYSKGENTIDHCWEGSLKPNNDSQQLIQSWIAEGNIRKMAELWVTGYEMDWEQLYLNHKPRRVPLPTYPFAKNRYWIPESKNKSVSGKTATPFTSETAIHPLLQRNTSDFSEQRFSSTFTGQEFFLSDHVVKNQRILPGVAYLEMARAAAEQATAALTEEPAKIQLKNVVWTRPMVVGDQPAQIHIGLVPEENGEITFEIYSEWEAMDAEPVVHSQGSVMLHSVAEKHVLNLPSLQAECSQREFSSEQCYSIFHSIGMDYGSAHQGIDTLYVGEGKVLAKLSMPASVSEMENSFVLHPSLMDSALQASIGIMMVGEDTPSADDHSSRKPSLPFAMEEVEIHDKCTSSMWAYVRYSANSSAADKVQKLDIDLCDEKGTVCVRIKGYSMRVLEDGKPASHVSSSSASSATSLEPPVGNLMLSAVWDVTPVEKGELFPAADEQVVIVGGNEENASAIQQHYPRAKVLSIQAENTIEEIVHRLEELDSIDHMVWIAPFDAIDSLADHRLIAGQDQGVILCFRTIKALLRLGYGSKELGWSVITVQSQPIRKTDVVNPCHASIHGLIGSMAKEYPNWKIRLMDVEDESEWPLDDMLRMPRDRQGRPWVYRQGEWYRQQLLTVDHPPINQTRMKQGGIYLVIGGAGGIGEAWTEYMIRTYQAQIIWMGRRQKNEEIQAKINRLAAFGPAPDYIAADATQQKALQQAYEQIKQTYTQIDGVVHSAMVLVEESLETMQEEGFRAVLSSKVDVSVNIALVFEKEPLGFVLFFSSLMAVTKAPKQSNYAAGCTFKDAYAHQLTQAWPCAVKLINWGYWSSGQVEESHQEMVETYRRLEQIGIGLIQPPEAMQAIETLLAGAMDHVAFMKITKPIVIEGMKVEEWVDIHSERYPSLLQLSAHENEGLPDVVAAFIKERLKQDPSARIRILEIGAGTESASSLILQKLHAYQSFVSFQVFDPEAALGEQGMNAGDYDLILTADKLHTAQQIRQTLRNCKNLLKRNGLLLVKEMTAQNVVKDLAAGLSLPLEAWQKVLRDEGYRVVSYPQLMIAESDGVVRKSKQQQKSMGTSASPLPIPSNADRGTSTEDMLREKSIAYFKQLVGETLKIPFDQIDSSAALEEYGIDSIMIVQMTNVLRKKLHQISTTLFFEYQTIDALVEHFMTTQADELFALVGIDEQQPVQKQITNAAASAKPTREQAGSTFRKAKSRRFLQVLDTEAEKQTAPSRQDVAIIGLAGRYPQAEDVWEFWSRLKEGKNCITEVPKDRWNWQEYFSEEKGKRGYMYTKWGGFIEDMDKFDPLFFQISPNEAEQMDPQERLFLQTAYASMEDAGYTPATLGDSRKIGVFVGVMNGNYPAGTSYWSIANRLSYLFNFQGPSLAVDTACSSSLTAIHLALESLYSGTSECAIAGGVNFIVDPFHYIRLSGATMLSAGDRCKSFGDQADGFVDGEGVGAIVLKPLQKAIADGDHIYGVIKGSMLNAGGKTNGYTVPNPIAQSQVIHEALQRAGVDARAVSYIEAHGTGTALGDPIEIAGLTRAFGQYTKDKQFCAIGSAKSNIGHTESAAGIAGLTKILLQMKYGQIAPSLHAEVMNPNIDFSDTPFEVQQKLAEWKRPIIESNGVTKEYPRIAGLSSFGAGGANVHIVIEEYHEKDRQPESSIQPQQPKIIVLSAKNEERLFAQVNRLLKAITEEAFTDAHLGDIAFTLQVGREALEERLAVIVRSVGELAEKLTHFAEGAENIAELYRGRVKRNHDTVALFADEDMKKTVETWIAKGKYAKLMNLWVKGVSFDWNKLYSNEKPRRISLPTYPFAKERYWIDVQKPMATGMPEASSIRGDILHPLLHKNTSDLYELRYSSSFTGQEPFLADPLGNGQRFFPLTAYLEMARAAVKQAAGDRERSLSGIRMTHVATDHPLFVGDDLVHVHLGIYPKDTGVLAYEIYSESNEDDTKSVHSQGMVEFTSLVEAPILDLPALQAESSEMLTARQCYELLKERGMDDHPNFQGIDQVYRARGQVLVKLSLPSIAMETAEQFVLHPSLLESLMQSSRYLITEATSSDSISSIQPDGSFTLEELEIFENHPAVMYALIRSSDKAEAEAAKVDIDLCDETGRIGVRMKGFAVGSEKLGVTVRETQETVTSTPSLMGTTMLTPVWNAVSVEKGEVIPATSDKVVIVCAEEGDRSLLQRHYPQAAVLPLQSKDSIEVITRKLEEQGVIDHIMWVAPDSSVESVKEESLMIEQERGVIQAFRLIKALLALGYQTRDLGWTIITVQAQAISKKDTVRPTHASIHGLIGSMAKEYPNWKVRLVDLEAHAEWPLRDIVALPADAHGNAWAYRGHAWYRQQLMPVQSPSISQTVYKQHGVYVVIGGAGGIGQAWSEYMIRTYQAQIIWIGRRNKDESIQNKINQLAALGPAPLYIKADATDRESLQSACEESKKRFGKINGVIHSAIVLLDRSLANMDETTFRAGLVPKVEVSVRMSQVFGEEPLDFVLFFSSINSFTKSPGQSNYASGCAFKDAFAHQLAKEWTCAVKVMNWGYWGSVGIVASKGYQERMEQIGIGSIEPSEGMEALEALLSGPMNQVALMKTTKPLEMDGINTSESVAVVSNKIPSSMASIKNKLKVKDLPKAAYFASEMDTDSLFDDVQATIIQLASLILKVESEEIDTDIELKEYGFDPVKLTEFSTKINQKYQLELTPAVMMDYPTLKHITEFLVNTTLKSQSAREQDKPVLYV